The following DNA comes from Caviibacter abscessus.
TTGCAGGGTGTTTTTTCATTTTTTTACCTATTGCTTTTATAATTATATTCGCAAGTTCAACTGTTGTTTCTATATTTTTTTCTTGTCTTGCTCTTACGATATAGTTTGCAATTTTTCTTGATTTTGGTTCTTCACCATATTTATAAATAATATCTGCTAATTCTTTTTCACTATATTCATTTATTACTTTATATGCTGTAAGCTCTTGCTCTTCATTCATTCTCATATCTAATTTAGCATCATATTTATATGAGAAACCTCTGTCAACATCATCTAATTGTTTAGAAGAAACTCCTATATCCATTAATATTCTGTCAACTTTATCAAAGCCTGCCAAGTATACAACTGTATCCATATTTTGAAAATTATTTTTAAAAATTTTCATTTTATTTTCATATTCTTTTAAATTTTCTTTAACATAGTTTATTGCGTTTTGATCTTGATCTATTGCTATTAAAATTGAATTTTTTGATGAATTTTCTAAAATTCCTCTACTATGACCTCCACCACCTAAAGTGCAGTCTAAATATATGCTATCTTTATTTGAAATAATATTTTCAATTACTTCATCATATAATACGGCTTTATGATACATTTATACCCCTTAAATATCATCTGCTAATTCTTCAATATTTTCTAGATTTTCTTCAAGATATTTGTTCCAAACATCTTTAGACCAAATTTCAATTCTGTCAATATTTCCAGTAACTATGATTTCTTTTTCTAATTTAGAGTATTCTATTAATGATTGCGGAATATTTATTCTTCCCTGTGTATCAAAATTTAACTCTGTTGCAGCTGATAATATAAATCTTGAATATGCTCTATGATTTTTATTTGTATACTTCATATTTTCAATTTGTTTAGTTTGTTCATTCCATTTTTCAAGTGTAAATAAATTGATACAGTTATCAAGTCCTCTTGTGATGACAAAATTATCTGTTAATTGTTCTCTAAATTTAGCTGGAAAAGTTATTCTACCTTTTGAATCCATTTTACAATTAAATTCACCAATAAACATATAATCTCACCCCACAATCTTCCACTTTTTTCCATTTTTTCCCACTCTTAATAGAATATACATTATTATTTTGCTAAAAGCAACATCATTTATTTACAATTTAGTAGAAAAAACTATATTTTTCACATATTTTTGCTATTTTATTTATAAATATTGCTTTTTGTTTACTTTTAGTGTACACTATATTAGAAAAAGGAGGTGCAAAATATGCCTAAGAAAAATGAGCGGTTAATACTATTAAGAAGTCAGTCTAAATTAACTCAACAAGAATTAGCCGATAAACTAAAAGTAACCAAAAGTGCTATATCAATGTATGAAAATGGACTTAGACAGCCTAAATTTAATGTATTAAAAGAAATATGTGAATTATTTAAAGTAGATATGGATTATCTTATGGGATATTCAAATATAAAGCGTTCAAATACATATACTAATATTTCTTATGATAAATATGAAAATGTTAGCATGATTCCTTTATATTCAAGTATAAGTGCAGGATATGGAAGGCTTGATACTGATTTCGTTGATTTTATTCCTGCTATTGTTAGAGGAGATGAAAAAACATATTTTGCATTCAAAGTAAAAGGAGATAGCATGTTTCCAAGAATACCTAATAATTCAACTATAGTTATAAAGCAAAATGTACTTATAGAAAATAATGAAATTGGGGCATTTAGATTAAATGGCGAAAATTTTGTTAAACAGAAAAAAATTGGAAATGGAAAATTAATCCTTCATTCTTTAAATGATAATTATGATGATATGATAGTTAATGAATATGATGAATTTGTTGAATATGGAAAAGTTGTAAAAGTAATAATCGACTTATAAAAAAAAGACACAGCTGTGTCTTTTTAATTTTAACCCCAGTAATTTGGTTTTTCTGGTATTACAAATAAAAGTAAAATGTAAAATATAATAGGAGCTCCTAAAAATGCAGATAGTAACCACAATATTATTATTATAGTCGGATCAACATCAAGAAATTCTCCAATTCCACCTGCAATTCCAAAAATTATTCTGTTTTTTCTACTACGATATAATTTTTTAACTGGCATATATACACCTCCTAATTATCAATTACCATTTGTAAATAATCTAAAATTTTAAAGTCAATTTTTTCATATAATTTTTTTGCTTCAGTATTTTTCTTCTCTACTTCTAGTCTTAATCTTTTATAGTCGCTATAACTTTCTTTTAAAAATTCAAATACTTTTGTTCCTATACCTTGACCTCTAAATTTCTCTCTTATATATACCTCTTCAATTAATAATACCATACCTGACACTTCTTGTGAATAGGTTTTTGATACTAAACAGTACCCAGAAACCTCATTATTACATTCTAAAATGTAACAAGAAGCATACGTATCAGTTTTCATTAAATAGTTAAAAGTATCTGTAAAATAATGGTTAGGTACTGTATGAAGTACTGCATTTGAATTATAAAATTCATTTGTTAATTGCAAATAAATATCTTTATCTTTTTCTTTTATTTTTCTAATTATTAGATTCATAATTATTTCCTTTTAAAAAAAACTCCCATATAAATGGGAGAATTTATTTATTAAACTAATTCAATTATTGCCATTTCAGCAGAATCTCCACGCCTTACATCAGTTTTGATGATTCTTGTGTATCCACCATTTCTTTCCATATATCTAGGAGCAATTTCTTTGAATATCTTAACAACTGCTGCTTCATTTCTTAAGAATGCAAATGCTTGTCTTCTTAAATGTATTTGTCTTGCAGTATCATCAGTTGCATTGAATTTCTTTCCTAAAGTTATAGCTTTTTCTGCAAATTTTCTAAGTTCTTTAGCTCTTGTTACTGTTGTTTCAATTTTTTCAGCTGTTACTAAAGAAATTGTCATATTTTTTAACATCGCTAATCTATGATCCGTTCTTCTTCCTAATTTTCTATATGATTTATTATGATTCATTTTAAGTACTAACCTCCAATCTTAGTCTCTTGAATTACTTTCTACGTCAAAGCCACACTCTTTTAACTTTTCAATTATCTCATTTAAAGAAACTTTACCAAGATTTTTGATTTTTTCTAATTCAGCTAAAGTCATTTTAGATAAATCAGAAACTGTGTTTATATTGGCTCTTTTTAAACCATTATAAGCTCTTACTGAAAATTGTAATTCTTCAATTTTTAAATCTGAATAAGCGTTACGTATATCTGTAGTTGTAACTAATTCATCGTCACTATCCCCTCTATATTTTGCCATAGAAGTTCCTATATTTGTAAACGGTTTTACGTGTGTAAGAAGTAATTCAACCGCATATGATAATGCATCATAAATTTCAACAGAACCATCTGTTTCAATTTCAAGTATTAATTTATCATAATTTGTTACACGTCCAACCATGGTATCTGTAACTATATAATTTACTTTTTTTATTGGAGTATATATTGCATCAACTGCTAAGAAATCTAATGGCCAACCATCTTTGTTTATTTCATCTGAAACAACAAAGCCTTCTCCAGAATCAACTAAAAACTCCATATTTATTTCTCTATCTGTTGTTACTGTTGCTATTACTTGATCAGGATTAATTATATTTATTCCTAATTCAGGCGTTATGTCAGCAGCAGTTATAACTTTAGGTCCTTTAACAGATAAAGACATCTTTTTTTCACCTGGTTCATCAAGCTCTATTATAATTTCTTTAACATTCAAAATTAT
Coding sequences within:
- the rsmH gene encoding 16S rRNA (cytosine(1402)-N(4))-methyltransferase RsmH gives rise to the protein MYHKAVLYDEVIENIISNKDSIYLDCTLGGGGHSRGILENSSKNSILIAIDQDQNAINYVKENLKEYENKMKIFKNNFQNMDTVVYLAGFDKVDRILMDIGVSSKQLDDVDRGFSYKYDAKLDMRMNEEQELTAYKVINEYSEKELADIIYKYGEEPKSRKIANYIVRARQEKNIETTVELANIIIKAIGKKMKKHPAKRTFQAIRIYVNNELEVLEKAIDKAMNLLNDNGRLLIITFHSLEDRIVKEKFRYYENPCTCPKDIPVCICNKKSYGKILNKKAIIAKQDELNKNNRAHSAKLRIFERKEK
- the mraZ gene encoding division/cell wall cluster transcriptional repressor MraZ; translation: MFIGEFNCKMDSKGRITFPAKFREQLTDNFVITRGLDNCINLFTLEKWNEQTKQIENMKYTNKNHRAYSRFILSAATELNFDTQGRINIPQSLIEYSKLEKEIIVTGNIDRIEIWSKDVWNKYLEENLENIEELADDI
- a CDS encoding helix-turn-helix domain-containing protein, encoding MPKKNERLILLRSQSKLTQQELADKLKVTKSAISMYENGLRQPKFNVLKEICELFKVDMDYLMGYSNIKRSNTYTNISYDKYENVSMIPLYSSISAGYGRLDTDFVDFIPAIVRGDEKTYFAFKVKGDSMFPRIPNNSTIVIKQNVLIENNEIGAFRLNGENFVKQKKIGNGKLILHSLNDNYDDMIVNEYDEFVEYGKVVKVIIDL
- a CDS encoding PspC domain-containing protein, translating into MPVKKLYRSRKNRIIFGIAGGIGEFLDVDPTIIIILWLLSAFLGAPIIFYILLLFVIPEKPNYWG
- a CDS encoding GNAT family N-acetyltransferase; its protein translation is MNLIIRKIKEKDKDIYLQLTNEFYNSNAVLHTVPNHYFTDTFNYLMKTDTYASCYILECNNEVSGYCLVSKTYSQEVSGMVLLIEEVYIREKFRGQGIGTKVFEFLKESYSDYKRLRLEVEKKNTEAKKLYEKIDFKILDYLQMVIDN
- the rplQ gene encoding 50S ribosomal protein L17, encoding MNHNKSYRKLGRRTDHRLAMLKNMTISLVTAEKIETTVTRAKELRKFAEKAITLGKKFNATDDTARQIHLRRQAFAFLRNEAAVVKIFKEIAPRYMERNGGYTRIIKTDVRRGDSAEMAIIELV
- a CDS encoding DNA-directed RNA polymerase subunit alpha is translated as MLNIEKIAKNIKLTEEKSSKYAAQYTLEPLYRGYGNTIGNALRRILLSSIPGSAIKGLRIEGVLNEFSTIEGVKEAVTDIILNVKEIIIELDEPGEKKMSLSVKGPKVITAADITPELGINIINPDQVIATVTTDREINMEFLVDSGEGFVVSDEINKDGWPLDFLAVDAIYTPIKKVNYIVTDTMVGRVTNYDKLILEIETDGSVEIYDALSYAVELLLTHVKPFTNIGTSMAKYRGDSDDELVTTTDIRNAYSDLKIEELQFSVRAYNGLKRANINTVSDLSKMTLAELEKIKNLGKVSLNEIIEKLKECGFDVESNSRD